In Croceicoccus sp. Ery15, a genomic segment contains:
- a CDS encoding TonB-dependent receptor domain-containing protein: protein MSNRLTKASLLAGTIMVGAFVSAPALAQSTEDTATVAAADETAGEAIVVTGSRIQRRDLEGSAPLAIVSDEEFKLSGAVNVESVINTLPQVIPGTTSFSNNPGGGVSTLDLRGLGEERSMVLVNGRRWMFYDTNQVVDLNTVPTFLIDNVDVVTGGASAIYGSDALAGVVNFRLKDVQGIEVGGQYGITGEGDGKRYQAHIALGSEFADGRGHATVYGEYYKRGAIFAQGRDFSRNVNWDDYEGGIVPGGSSTVPYGRFTSTLPVESDDPTATLCPAGNVFCSPGAVYRDPGVSSPRTGADLYNYGPVNYLMVPQERYLMGGYADYEFADGHTAYTEVSFVNNRVANELAATPVTGTFNVDIASVADFISADDVAALNAVDTDGDGVVPLAVQRRVTESGSRNSLDERNSFRILAGVRGELTDTIGYDAYYLYSRTRNSNVQAGNISRSAFQAGLDGSAPAINIFGPNTLTPDMVDQISILAQNGDTSSLQVANASINGSLFNLGMGAEDAGFAFGVEYRKMTSEYIPDTALSSGDVIGFNAGEPTAGSYDAKEVFGELLIPVAAYMPGIHRLELNAAARYSDYSLEAVGGVWAYGGGVKYAPIADVMLRGQYQRAVRAPNVQELFGGNAQGFPGATDPCGANQADALQTDAVRDLCIATGVPSGAVWGNNIQLNTQIQGLFGGNPDLQEETSDTWTAGVVLRPTFLPGFSATVDWYNITVDGAIDTLGGGLANTLNLCYNVIQDIDSQYCQAFVGTRNALGQLDGVNAPAILNANTGALEVEGIDFELNYGTDLDFGLMSEESRISFGFMGTYTMDYLYTPVAELPDEVFQCAGKFGVLTCGEPIPEWKWSSRLSFIDGPLTTSFRWRHVGSVKDDDDSTDYAVEKIGAYDLFDLTFGFDVTESFNLTAGVNNLFDKKPPTMGDNQEQTNTWPGTYDVIGRDFFIAASMSF from the coding sequence ATGTCCAATCGTCTGACCAAGGCGTCGCTGCTTGCAGGCACCATCATGGTCGGTGCCTTTGTAAGTGCCCCCGCACTTGCGCAAAGCACCGAAGATACCGCGACGGTCGCAGCCGCCGACGAAACGGCTGGTGAAGCCATCGTCGTTACCGGTTCGCGCATTCAGCGCCGCGACCTTGAGGGTTCGGCCCCTCTCGCAATCGTCTCTGACGAAGAATTCAAGCTTTCGGGTGCGGTGAACGTTGAATCGGTCATCAACACCCTTCCGCAGGTCATTCCCGGCACGACCTCGTTCTCGAACAACCCCGGTGGCGGCGTCTCGACGCTCGACCTTCGCGGTCTGGGCGAAGAGCGTAGCATGGTGCTGGTCAACGGCCGTCGCTGGATGTTCTACGATACCAACCAGGTTGTCGACCTGAACACCGTTCCGACCTTCCTCATCGACAATGTTGACGTCGTGACCGGCGGTGCGTCGGCAATTTACGGTTCGGACGCTCTTGCAGGCGTCGTGAACTTCCGTCTGAAGGACGTGCAGGGCATCGAAGTTGGTGGCCAGTACGGCATCACCGGCGAAGGCGACGGCAAGCGTTACCAGGCGCATATCGCGCTGGGTTCGGAATTCGCCGACGGCCGTGGCCATGCCACCGTCTATGGTGAATATTACAAGCGCGGCGCGATCTTCGCGCAGGGCCGCGATTTCTCGCGCAATGTCAACTGGGACGACTATGAAGGCGGCATCGTGCCCGGCGGTTCGTCGACCGTTCCCTATGGCCGTTTCACCTCGACCCTGCCGGTCGAATCGGACGATCCCACGGCAACGCTGTGCCCTGCCGGTAACGTATTCTGCTCGCCCGGTGCGGTTTACCGCGATCCCGGCGTAAGCTCGCCGCGTACCGGTGCCGACCTGTATAACTACGGTCCGGTCAACTACCTGATGGTCCCGCAAGAGCGTTACCTGATGGGCGGCTATGCCGACTACGAATTCGCTGACGGCCACACGGCCTACACCGAAGTTTCTTTCGTCAACAACCGCGTCGCCAACGAACTGGCTGCAACGCCGGTGACCGGCACGTTCAATGTCGACATCGCGTCGGTCGCCGATTTCATCTCGGCCGATGACGTTGCGGCTCTGAATGCGGTCGACACCGACGGCGACGGCGTAGTGCCGCTGGCCGTGCAGCGCCGCGTTACCGAAAGCGGCAGCCGTAACTCGCTGGACGAGCGTAACTCGTTCCGCATTCTGGCTGGCGTTCGCGGCGAACTGACCGACACCATCGGTTATGACGCCTATTACCTGTATTCGCGCACCCGCAACTCGAACGTTCAGGCGGGTAACATCTCGCGCTCGGCGTTCCAGGCTGGCCTCGACGGTTCGGCTCCGGCGATCAACATCTTCGGCCCGAACACGCTGACCCCCGACATGGTCGACCAGATCTCGATCCTGGCGCAGAACGGCGATACCTCGTCGCTGCAGGTGGCCAACGCGTCGATCAACGGCTCGCTGTTCAACCTTGGCATGGGTGCCGAAGATGCCGGCTTCGCGTTCGGCGTCGAATACCGCAAGATGACTTCCGAATATATTCCTGACACGGCACTGTCGTCGGGCGATGTCATCGGCTTCAATGCCGGTGAACCGACCGCGGGCAGCTATGACGCCAAGGAAGTCTTCGGCGAGCTTCTGATCCCGGTCGCGGCGTACATGCCCGGCATCCACCGCCTCGAACTGAACGCCGCTGCGCGTTATTCCGACTATTCGCTTGAAGCAGTCGGCGGCGTCTGGGCCTATGGCGGCGGCGTCAAGTATGCTCCCATCGCGGATGTCATGCTGCGTGGTCAGTATCAGCGCGCGGTTCGTGCACCCAACGTGCAGGAACTGTTCGGCGGCAACGCACAGGGCTTCCCCGGTGCGACCGACCCGTGCGGTGCCAACCAGGCCGACGCTCTGCAGACCGATGCAGTCCGCGACCTGTGTATCGCAACCGGCGTTCCTTCGGGCGCGGTCTGGGGCAACAATATCCAGCTGAACACCCAGATTCAGGGTCTGTTCGGCGGTAACCCCGACCTGCAGGAAGAAACTTCGGATACGTGGACGGCTGGTGTCGTGCTGCGTCCGACCTTCCTGCCCGGCTTCAGCGCGACTGTCGACTGGTACAACATCACCGTTGACGGCGCGATCGACACCCTTGGTGGCGGTCTCGCTAACACGCTGAACCTGTGCTACAACGTCATTCAGGACATCGACAGCCAGTACTGTCAGGCCTTTGTCGGCACGCGTAACGCGCTGGGTCAGCTTGACGGTGTGAACGCACCTGCCATTCTGAACGCCAACACCGGTGCTCTCGAAGTCGAAGGTATCGACTTCGAACTGAACTATGGCACCGACCTCGACTTCGGTCTGATGAGCGAAGAATCGCGGATCTCGTTCGGCTTCATGGGCACCTACACCATGGATTACCTCTACACGCCGGTGGCTGAGCTTCCGGACGAGGTGTTCCAGTGTGCTGGCAAGTTCGGCGTGCTGACCTGTGGCGAGCCGATCCCCGAGTGGAAGTGGTCGTCGCGTCTTTCGTTCATCGACGGTCCGCTGACCACCAGCTTCCGCTGGCGTCATGTGGGTTCGGTCAAGGATGACGATGACAGCACCGATTACGCTGTCGAGAAGATCGGCGCGTATGACCTGTTCGACCTGACCTTCGGCTTCGACGTGACGGAATCGTTCAACCTGACCGCAGGTGTGAACAATCTGTTCGACAAGAAGCCGCCGACGATGGGTGACAACCAGGAGCAGACCAACACCTGGCCCGGTACCTATGACGTCATCGGTCGCGACTTCTTCATCGCAGCAAGCATGAGCTTCTGA
- a CDS encoding TonB-dependent receptor domain-containing protein, translated as MNKLVLNGRHRLFATSSLAGIAVLAAAVPNIAIAQTADPETIEEEVSRSQADSGEGAIVVTGSRIRRDEFSAAEPITVITSKEMTQAGFNSTADALQSNSVTAGASQINNYYGGFVTDGGVGANTLGLRGLGPNRTLVLLNGRRLAPGGTRGSVLAADLNVLPNAIVDRIEVLEAGASSVYGSDAVAGVVNIITDNNLRGLQFEASGTLPEVGAGSSYRLAGSFGFEADRLSVIGSLEYFKRNPISRNDVDFFNCPIGGFLSGEGTAFGSGDYIDPATGEPACFSLDNGGVTINTIGVSTRTSPDRLTGVLGSYNRLVPDASNTGPFTPGYTGVDYYTRDTYDPEQEEEYLVTPAEILTGYLSANYELDALGNAEAYVEVLATRRKSSYYLYRQLALDYPIYLNPDFTPTGRDNPLVPDQFKNSVIAFPNETTGDGYLGVRAFIGYGLTEGRQQVDYVRAGGGLRGDFFLPDWRYDFYAGKSWNDGTYELESFLIDRIAASLDVVENTDGSISCASAAINANCVAAPPLNADTVGGNLPQEYKDWILVNTVGQTRFRETTFAFNVDGPIFALPGGDAALAVGLEYRKQSINDTPDANSINGNLLGLTAATPTIGSDNVKEIYGELYLPLLADMPFAYELSINGSARYTDYDSYGSDTTYKIGGLWSPFRGVSFRGSYGTSYRAPALAEQFLGSTSGFISAGSDPCDSDGFPADPADYNTNQQIIAANCAAVGIDVATFTQNSGITVLRRGGAETGLSAETSTNWSVGAVVQPPLPSSVGSLSLSLDYFDIKVKNGVADLAGGTILNRCYSETNFDPNSGFCSFVDRDANDILTVTSSYVNLATDIVKGFEFNGRYARDIGSGQLTLNAKVTKYTEQSSKLFPEEYLTDANGAYFAPDWVGSFDALYAIGKVTLRYGLDWIDGDKDATYEYYAFDETTGMVDEALEQSYRDNYKFDVKDYFTHTISGAVAINEDLELTVGVRNLTDKMPPKVTAAVTTIGNAPLYSGYDYVGRTFFANITAGF; from the coding sequence ATGAATAAACTCGTGTTGAACGGGCGGCACAGGCTGTTTGCCACCAGCTCGCTCGCCGGCATTGCCGTTCTGGCCGCTGCCGTTCCGAATATCGCAATCGCTCAAACCGCCGATCCCGAAACGATCGAGGAAGAGGTTTCGCGGAGCCAGGCCGATAGCGGCGAAGGCGCTATCGTCGTCACCGGCTCGCGCATCCGCCGCGACGAATTCTCGGCTGCCGAACCGATTACCGTTATCACCTCCAAGGAAATGACGCAGGCCGGCTTCAACTCGACCGCCGACGCGCTGCAGAGCAATTCGGTCACCGCGGGTGCCAGCCAGATCAACAACTATTACGGCGGCTTCGTCACCGACGGCGGCGTCGGTGCGAACACTCTGGGCCTGCGCGGCCTGGGACCCAACCGTACGCTCGTCCTGCTGAACGGTCGCCGCCTGGCACCGGGCGGTACGCGCGGTTCGGTGCTCGCAGCCGACCTTAACGTCCTGCCCAACGCCATTGTCGACCGTATCGAAGTGCTCGAAGCGGGCGCATCATCGGTCTACGGTTCGGACGCCGTGGCCGGCGTTGTCAACATCATCACCGATAACAACCTGCGCGGCCTGCAATTCGAAGCTTCGGGCACGCTTCCCGAAGTGGGCGCGGGTTCCAGCTATCGCCTCGCCGGCTCTTTCGGTTTCGAAGCCGACCGTCTGTCCGTCATCGGCTCGCTTGAATATTTCAAGCGCAACCCGATTTCGCGCAATGACGTCGACTTCTTCAACTGCCCCATCGGCGGTTTCTTGAGCGGCGAAGGCACCGCATTCGGCTCGGGCGACTATATCGATCCCGCGACCGGCGAGCCTGCCTGTTTCTCGCTCGACAATGGCGGCGTGACGATCAACACCATCGGTGTTTCAACCCGTACCTCGCCCGATCGCCTGACCGGCGTACTGGGCTCGTACAACCGTCTGGTGCCCGATGCCTCGAACACCGGCCCGTTCACCCCGGGCTATACGGGCGTCGACTACTACACGCGCGACACCTATGATCCCGAGCAGGAAGAAGAATACCTCGTCACTCCTGCCGAGATTCTGACCGGCTATCTTAGCGCGAATTACGAACTGGACGCTCTCGGCAACGCCGAAGCCTATGTCGAAGTTCTCGCCACGCGCCGCAAATCGAGCTATTATCTCTATCGTCAGCTCGCGCTCGACTATCCGATCTATCTGAACCCGGATTTCACGCCCACCGGTCGTGACAACCCGCTGGTTCCCGACCAGTTCAAGAACTCGGTCATTGCCTTCCCGAACGAGACGACCGGCGACGGTTACCTCGGCGTTCGCGCGTTCATCGGCTATGGCCTGACCGAAGGTCGCCAGCAGGTCGATTATGTCCGCGCAGGCGGCGGTCTTCGCGGCGACTTCTTCCTTCCCGACTGGCGGTATGATTTCTATGCCGGCAAGTCGTGGAACGACGGTACGTACGAGCTGGAATCGTTCCTGATCGACCGTATCGCCGCGTCGCTCGACGTAGTGGAAAACACCGACGGTTCGATCAGCTGCGCCTCGGCCGCGATCAACGCGAACTGCGTTGCCGCACCGCCGCTGAACGCAGACACGGTCGGCGGCAACCTGCCGCAGGAATACAAGGACTGGATCCTTGTGAACACCGTGGGCCAGACCCGCTTCCGCGAAACGACCTTCGCGTTCAACGTCGACGGTCCGATCTTCGCCCTGCCGGGCGGCGATGCGGCGCTCGCAGTGGGCCTTGAATATCGCAAGCAGTCGATCAACGACACGCCCGATGCGAACTCGATCAACGGCAACCTGTTGGGTCTGACCGCGGCAACGCCGACGATCGGCTCGGACAATGTGAAGGAAATCTACGGCGAACTCTATCTGCCGCTTCTGGCCGATATGCCCTTCGCTTACGAACTCTCGATCAACGGTTCGGCCCGTTACACGGACTACGACTCCTACGGCAGCGACACGACCTACAAGATCGGTGGTCTCTGGTCGCCGTTCCGCGGTGTCAGCTTCCGCGGCAGCTATGGCACGTCCTATCGTGCTCCGGCTCTGGCAGAGCAGTTCCTGGGCTCGACCAGCGGCTTCATCAGCGCGGGTTCCGACCCTTGCGATTCGGATGGCTTCCCCGCCGATCCGGCCGACTACAACACCAACCAGCAGATCATCGCGGCAAACTGCGCGGCGGTCGGTATCGACGTGGCGACCTTCACGCAGAACAGCGGTATCACCGTCCTGCGTCGTGGTGGTGCGGAAACCGGTCTGTCGGCGGAAACCTCGACGAACTGGAGCGTTGGCGCCGTGGTCCAGCCGCCCCTGCCGTCTTCGGTGGGCTCGCTGTCGCTGTCGCTCGATTACTTCGACATCAAGGTTAAGAACGGCGTGGCCGATCTTGCTGGCGGAACGATCCTCAATCGCTGCTACAGCGAGACGAACTTCGATCCGAACAGCGGCTTCTGCTCGTTCGTCGACCGCGATGCGAACGACATCCTGACGGTGACCAGCAGCTATGTGAACCTTGCCACGGATATCGTGAAGGGCTTTGAATTCAACGGCCGTTATGCCCGCGACATCGGTTCGGGCCAGCTGACGCTGAACGCTAAGGTCACGAAGTACACCGAGCAGTCGAGCAAGCTGTTCCCCGAGGAATATCTGACCGACGCCAACGGTGCCTATTTCGCACCTGACTGGGTCGGCAGCTTCGATGCTCTCTATGCCATTGGCAAGGTTACCCTGCGCTATGGCCTGGACTGGATCGACGGGGACAAGGACGCGACCTACGAATATTACGCGTTTGACGAGACGACCGGCATGGTCGACGAAGCTCTCGAGCAGTCGTATCGCGACAACTACAAGTTCGACGTGAAGGATTATTTCACCCACACGATTTCGGGTGCGGTTGCCATCAACGAAGATCTTGAGCTGACCGTCGGTGTGCGTAACCTGACCGACAAGATGCCGCCCAAGGTGACCGCGGCCGTTACCACCATCGGTAACGCCCCGCTGTACTCGGGCTACGACTATGTCGGCCGGACGTTCTTCGCGAACATCACTGCCGGCTTCTGA
- the clpB gene encoding ATP-dependent chaperone ClpB, which yields MNLEKFTDRAKGFLQAAQTVAIRMNHQRISPAHILKALLEDGEGMASGLIQRAGGNAGFATAEIDEALSKVPQVSGGGAQQTPGLDNDAVRVLDQAEQLATKSGDTYVTVERLLLALTLATTTSAGQALKAANLTPQALEAAITELRGGRKADTASAEESYDALEKYARDLTAAARDGKLDPVIGRDEEIRRTVQILARRTKNNPALIGEPGVGKTAIAEGLALRIANGDVPDSLKDRRLMALDMGSLIAGAKYRGEFEERLKSVLDEVKGAEGEIILFIDEMHTLIGAGKSEGAMDAGNLLKPALARGELHCIGATTLDEYQKYVEKDPALQRRFQPVFVGEPTVEDTISILRGLKEKYELHHGVRITDGAIVAAATLSNRYISDRFLPDKAIDLMDEAASRIRMEVESKPEEIENLDRRIIQLKIEESALSKETDAASADRLTALREELANLEQQSSELTTRWQNERDKIAAESKIKEELDAARIELEQAQRAGDLAKAGELSYGRIPALEKQLADAAAQSENALLREEVTEDDIAGVVSRWTGVPVDRMMEGEREKLLKMEEVIGKRVIGQEDAVVAVSKAVRRARAGLQDPNRPLGSFLFLGPTGVGKTELTKALAEFLFDDDSAMVRIDMSEFMEKHAVARLIGAPPGYVGYEEGGVLTEAVRRRPYQVVLFDEVEKAHSDVFNVLLQVLDDGRLTDGQGRVVDFSNTLIILTSNLGSQYLANMEDGQKVEDVEPQVMDVVRGHFRPEFLNRLDEIILFHRLAAEHMAPIVEIQVKRVQKLLKDRKIVLELTDAAKRWLGRVGYDPVYGARPLKRAVQRYLQDPLAEMLLAGDIPDGSTVNIDEGDGALNISVA from the coding sequence ATGAATCTGGAAAAATTCACCGATCGCGCCAAGGGATTTCTGCAAGCGGCGCAGACCGTTGCGATCCGCATGAACCATCAGCGGATCAGCCCGGCGCATATTTTGAAGGCGCTGCTGGAAGATGGCGAGGGCATGGCTTCGGGCTTGATCCAGCGGGCGGGCGGCAATGCCGGTTTCGCCACCGCCGAGATTGACGAGGCGCTGTCGAAAGTGCCTCAGGTTTCGGGCGGCGGGGCGCAGCAGACGCCGGGCCTTGATAACGATGCGGTGCGCGTGCTGGACCAGGCAGAACAGCTGGCGACCAAATCGGGCGATACCTATGTCACCGTCGAACGGCTGCTGCTGGCGCTGACTTTGGCAACCACCACCTCGGCGGGACAGGCGCTCAAGGCCGCCAATCTGACGCCGCAGGCTCTGGAAGCCGCGATCACCGAATTGCGCGGCGGTCGCAAGGCCGATACCGCCAGCGCCGAGGAAAGCTATGACGCGCTGGAGAAATATGCCCGCGACCTGACTGCCGCAGCGCGTGACGGCAAGCTGGACCCCGTGATCGGGCGCGACGAGGAAATCCGCCGCACGGTGCAGATCCTCGCCCGCCGGACCAAGAACAATCCTGCTCTTATCGGCGAACCCGGCGTCGGCAAAACCGCCATCGCCGAGGGGCTCGCCTTGCGCATCGCCAATGGCGACGTGCCCGACAGCCTGAAGGATCGCCGCCTGATGGCGCTCGACATGGGCAGCCTGATCGCGGGCGCGAAATATCGCGGCGAGTTCGAAGAGCGGCTGAAGTCGGTGCTTGACGAGGTGAAAGGCGCCGAGGGCGAGATCATCCTGTTCATCGATGAGATGCACACGCTGATCGGCGCGGGCAAATCCGAAGGCGCGATGGATGCTGGCAATCTGCTGAAGCCCGCTCTGGCGCGCGGCGAATTGCACTGCATCGGCGCGACCACGCTGGATGAGTACCAGAAGTACGTGGAGAAGGACCCCGCCTTGCAGCGGAGGTTCCAGCCCGTTTTCGTGGGCGAGCCAACCGTAGAAGACACGATTTCGATCCTGCGCGGGTTGAAGGAAAAGTACGAGCTTCACCACGGCGTGCGCATCACCGATGGCGCGATCGTAGCGGCGGCAACCCTGTCGAATCGCTATATTTCCGACCGTTTCCTGCCCGACAAGGCCATCGACCTGATGGACGAGGCGGCATCGCGCATCCGTATGGAAGTGGAATCGAAGCCCGAGGAAATCGAGAATCTCGACCGCCGGATTATCCAGCTCAAGATCGAGGAATCGGCCCTCTCCAAGGAAACCGACGCCGCCAGCGCGGACCGGCTGACCGCTTTGCGCGAGGAGCTGGCGAACCTTGAGCAGCAATCGAGCGAGCTGACCACGCGCTGGCAGAACGAGCGTGACAAGATCGCGGCCGAGAGCAAGATCAAGGAAGAGCTGGATGCCGCGCGGATCGAGCTGGAACAGGCGCAGCGTGCGGGTGATCTCGCCAAGGCGGGCGAGCTTTCATACGGGCGCATTCCGGCGCTGGAAAAGCAACTGGCCGATGCCGCCGCGCAATCCGAAAACGCGCTGCTGCGCGAAGAAGTGACCGAGGACGATATCGCCGGTGTCGTCAGCCGCTGGACCGGCGTGCCGGTCGACCGGATGATGGAAGGCGAGCGCGAAAAGCTCCTCAAGATGGAGGAAGTGATCGGCAAGCGCGTCATCGGTCAGGAAGATGCGGTCGTCGCCGTGTCCAAGGCGGTCCGCCGTGCGCGGGCCGGACTGCAGGACCCGAACCGGCCGCTGGGCAGCTTCCTGTTCCTTGGCCCCACGGGTGTCGGCAAGACCGAGCTGACCAAGGCGCTGGCCGAATTCCTGTTCGACGACGACAGCGCAATGGTGCGTATCGACATGTCGGAATTCATGGAAAAGCACGCGGTCGCCCGCCTGATCGGCGCGCCTCCGGGCTATGTCGGTTATGAAGAAGGCGGCGTGTTGACCGAAGCGGTGCGGCGCAGGCCTTATCAGGTCGTGCTGTTCGACGAGGTCGAAAAGGCGCACAGCGATGTGTTCAATGTGCTGCTGCAGGTGCTGGACGATGGCCGCCTGACCGACGGGCAGGGCCGCGTGGTCGATTTTTCGAACACGCTGATCATCCTGACGTCGAACCTTGGCAGCCAGTATCTGGCCAATATGGAAGACGGCCAGAAGGTCGAGGATGTCGAACCGCAGGTGATGGACGTGGTGCGCGGACATTTCCGGCCCGAGTTCCTGAACCGTTTGGACGAGATTATCCTGTTCCACCGCCTTGCCGCCGAACACATGGCCCCGATCGTCGAGATTCAGGTGAAGCGGGTGCAAAAGCTTTTGAAGGATCGCAAGATCGTGCTGGAGCTGACCGATGCGGCCAAGCGCTGGCTGGGGCGGGTCGGTTACGATCCGGTCTATGGCGCGCGTCCGTTGAAGCGCGCGGTGCAGCGTTATCTTCAGGACCCGCTGGCCGAGATGTTGCTGGCGGGTGATATTCCCGACGGGTCAACGGTCAATATCGACGAGGGGGACGGGGCGCTGAACATTTCCGTCGCCTGA